One window from the genome of Salvia miltiorrhiza cultivar Shanhuang (shh) chromosome 7, IMPLAD_Smil_shh, whole genome shotgun sequence encodes:
- the LOC130995798 gene encoding cytochrome P450 704B1 isoform X1, whose amino-acid sequence MQILVISVCMLFAWLFIHRVKQRGCKGPKTWPFLGAAVEQLMNYNVMHDWILNYLTASRTVVVPMPFSTYTYIAHPADVEHVLKTNFNNYPKGEVYHSYMEVLLGDGIFNVDGELWRKQRKTASFEFASKNLRDFSTVVFREYSLKLASILSHASCNNQVVDMQELLMRMTLDSICKVGFGVEIGTLAADLPDNQFAKAFDSANITVTLRFIDPLWKIKKFLNMGSEAVLDQDMKIIDDFTYSVIRRRKAELEESRDEKMKHDILSRFIELSKDPDNKMTDKSLRDVVLNFVIAGRDTTATTLTWAIYMVMSHEQVAEKLYSELRRFEEECVRMKEEDEESFDNRLVHFSGLLSYDSLGKLYYLHAVITETLRLYPAVPQDPKGVLEDDVLPAGTKVKAGGMVTYVPYSMGRMEYNWGSDAASFKPERWLKDGVFQNASPFKFTAFQAGPRICLGKDSAYLQMKMALAILCRFYEFKLLQGHPVNYRMMTILSMENGLKLTVSRRS is encoded by the exons aTGCAAATACTAGTGATATCTGTTTGCATGCTATTTGCATGGCTATTCATCCACAGAGTGAAGCAAAGAGGCTGTAAAGGGCCCAAAACATGGCCCTTTCTGGGAGCCGCCGTGGAACAGCTGATGAACTACAACGTCATGCACGATTGGATCCTCAACTACTTAACGGCCTCAAGAACCGTCGTCGTCCCCATGCCTTTCTCCACCTACACCTACATTGCCCATCCCGCCGACGTCGAGCACGTCTTAAAAACCAACTTCAACAACTACCCTaag GGTGAGGTGTACCATTCCTATATGGAAGTGCTGTTGGGAGATGGGATTTTCAATGTGGATGGTGAGCTGTGGAGGAAGCAGAGGAAGACTGCTAGCTTCGAATTTGCTTCCAAGAATTTGAGGGATTTTAGCACCGTGGTTTTCAGAGAATATAGCCTTAAACTTGCTTCCATTTTGAGTCATGCATCTTGCAATAATCAAGTAGTAGATATGCAG GAGCTTTTGATGAGAATGACTCTGGATTCAATCTGCAAGGTTGGATTTGGTGTGGAGATAGGAACATTAGCTGCCGATTTACCAGATAATCAATTTGCAAAGGCGTTTGATTCTGCAAACATAACTGTGACTTTGAGATTTATTGATCCACTGTGGAAAATCAAGAAGTTCTTGAATATGGGATCAGAGGCTGTGCTTGATCAAGACATGAAGATCATCGATGATTTCACTTACTCCGTCATCAGACGGCGCAAGGCAGAGTTGGAAGAAAGCAGAGATGAAAAG ATGAAGCATGACATACTCTCAAGATTCATCGAGCTGAGCAAGGATCCCGACAACAAGATGACGGACAAGAGCCTGAGAGATGTGGTTCTCAACTTTGTGATTGCTGGTCGCGACACAACTGCCACGACGCTCACTTGGGCTATCTACATGGTGATGAGTCATGAGCAGGTAGCAGAGAAGCTGTATTCAGAGCTGAGGAGGTTCGAAGAGGAATGTGTACGTATGAAAGAAGAGGATGAAGAATCCTTTGATAACAGATTAGTGCATTTTTCAGGGCTTTTGAGCTATGATTCACTAGGGAAACTATACTATCTGCACGCTGTCATAACAGAAACGCTTCGACTCTACCCTGCTGTTCCTCAG GATCCGAAAGGCGTGTTGGAGGACGACGTTTTGCCAGCAGGAACGAAGGTGAAGGCTGGAGGGATGGTGACATACGTACCATATTCCATGGGAAGAATGGAATACAACTGGGGCTCGGATGCAGCATCTTTCAAACCCGAGAGATGGCTCAAAGATGGAGTCTTCCAAAATGCATCTCCTTTTAAGTTCACTGCATTTCAG GCAGGGCCGAGGATCTGCCTCGGGAAAGACTCTGCATATCTGCAGATGAAGATGGCTCTTGCAATTTTGTGCAGATTCTATGAGTTCAAGCTGCTGCAGGGGCATCCGGTTAACTACAGAATGATGACCATTCTCTCCATGGAAAATGGCTTGAAACTTACCGTTTCTAGACGTTCTTAG
- the LOC130995798 gene encoding cytochrome P450 704B1 isoform X2, whose translation MQILVISVCMLFAWLFIHRVKQRGCKGPKTWPFLGAAVEQLMNYNVMHDWILNYLTASRTVVVPMPFSTYTYIAHPADVEHVLKTNFNNYPKGEVYHSYMEVLLGDGIFNVDGELWRKQRKTASFEFASKNLRDFSTVVFREYSLKLASILSHASCNNQVVDMQVGFGVEIGTLAADLPDNQFAKAFDSANITVTLRFIDPLWKIKKFLNMGSEAVLDQDMKIIDDFTYSVIRRRKAELEESRDEKMKHDILSRFIELSKDPDNKMTDKSLRDVVLNFVIAGRDTTATTLTWAIYMVMSHEQVAEKLYSELRRFEEECVRMKEEDEESFDNRLVHFSGLLSYDSLGKLYYLHAVITETLRLYPAVPQDPKGVLEDDVLPAGTKVKAGGMVTYVPYSMGRMEYNWGSDAASFKPERWLKDGVFQNASPFKFTAFQAGPRICLGKDSAYLQMKMALAILCRFYEFKLLQGHPVNYRMMTILSMENGLKLTVSRRS comes from the exons aTGCAAATACTAGTGATATCTGTTTGCATGCTATTTGCATGGCTATTCATCCACAGAGTGAAGCAAAGAGGCTGTAAAGGGCCCAAAACATGGCCCTTTCTGGGAGCCGCCGTGGAACAGCTGATGAACTACAACGTCATGCACGATTGGATCCTCAACTACTTAACGGCCTCAAGAACCGTCGTCGTCCCCATGCCTTTCTCCACCTACACCTACATTGCCCATCCCGCCGACGTCGAGCACGTCTTAAAAACCAACTTCAACAACTACCCTaag GGTGAGGTGTACCATTCCTATATGGAAGTGCTGTTGGGAGATGGGATTTTCAATGTGGATGGTGAGCTGTGGAGGAAGCAGAGGAAGACTGCTAGCTTCGAATTTGCTTCCAAGAATTTGAGGGATTTTAGCACCGTGGTTTTCAGAGAATATAGCCTTAAACTTGCTTCCATTTTGAGTCATGCATCTTGCAATAATCAAGTAGTAGATATGCAG GTTGGATTTGGTGTGGAGATAGGAACATTAGCTGCCGATTTACCAGATAATCAATTTGCAAAGGCGTTTGATTCTGCAAACATAACTGTGACTTTGAGATTTATTGATCCACTGTGGAAAATCAAGAAGTTCTTGAATATGGGATCAGAGGCTGTGCTTGATCAAGACATGAAGATCATCGATGATTTCACTTACTCCGTCATCAGACGGCGCAAGGCAGAGTTGGAAGAAAGCAGAGATGAAAAG ATGAAGCATGACATACTCTCAAGATTCATCGAGCTGAGCAAGGATCCCGACAACAAGATGACGGACAAGAGCCTGAGAGATGTGGTTCTCAACTTTGTGATTGCTGGTCGCGACACAACTGCCACGACGCTCACTTGGGCTATCTACATGGTGATGAGTCATGAGCAGGTAGCAGAGAAGCTGTATTCAGAGCTGAGGAGGTTCGAAGAGGAATGTGTACGTATGAAAGAAGAGGATGAAGAATCCTTTGATAACAGATTAGTGCATTTTTCAGGGCTTTTGAGCTATGATTCACTAGGGAAACTATACTATCTGCACGCTGTCATAACAGAAACGCTTCGACTCTACCCTGCTGTTCCTCAG GATCCGAAAGGCGTGTTGGAGGACGACGTTTTGCCAGCAGGAACGAAGGTGAAGGCTGGAGGGATGGTGACATACGTACCATATTCCATGGGAAGAATGGAATACAACTGGGGCTCGGATGCAGCATCTTTCAAACCCGAGAGATGGCTCAAAGATGGAGTCTTCCAAAATGCATCTCCTTTTAAGTTCACTGCATTTCAG GCAGGGCCGAGGATCTGCCTCGGGAAAGACTCTGCATATCTGCAGATGAAGATGGCTCTTGCAATTTTGTGCAGATTCTATGAGTTCAAGCTGCTGCAGGGGCATCCGGTTAACTACAGAATGATGACCATTCTCTCCATGGAAAATGGCTTGAAACTTACCGTTTCTAGACGTTCTTAG